The following proteins come from a genomic window of Synechococcus sp. NB0720_010:
- a CDS encoding shikimate kinase — protein sequence MEDTRVQLRQRLEGLNLYLVGMMGSGKSSVGRHLAEALDYRFLDADTSLEQVAGRSIPEIFAGEGEAGFRALESAVLNQIASWHSLVVATGGGVVTQPANWGELHQGVVIWLDAPDAILLARLEADPTPRPLMEAEDRAERLANLMAERRPLYAQADLQILQDGRPAEQVAQQILEALPSIIKERTAPPLGQLQVTSDAGEVGTSIN from the coding sequence ATGGAGGACACCCGAGTCCAGCTGCGGCAGCGACTGGAGGGCCTGAACCTCTATCTGGTGGGGATGATGGGCAGCGGCAAAAGCAGCGTGGGCCGGCACCTCGCCGAGGCCCTGGACTACCGCTTCCTGGACGCCGACACCAGCCTGGAACAGGTGGCGGGGCGCTCCATTCCCGAGATTTTCGCCGGCGAGGGCGAGGCTGGCTTTCGCGCCCTGGAGTCAGCGGTGCTCAACCAAATCGCCTCCTGGCATTCCCTCGTGGTGGCAACCGGCGGCGGTGTCGTGACCCAGCCGGCCAACTGGGGCGAGCTGCACCAAGGGGTCGTGATCTGGCTGGATGCCCCCGACGCGATCCTGCTGGCGCGCCTCGAGGCCGACCCAACTCCCCGGCCCCTGATGGAAGCGGAGGACCGCGCCGAACGCCTCGCCAACCTGATGGCCGAGCGCCGCCCCCTCTACGCCCAGGCCGATCTACAGATCCTTCAGGACGGACGTCCGGCCGAGCAGGTGGCCCAGCAAATCCTTGAGGCGCTGCCCTCGATCATCAAGGAGCGCACAGCACCACCCCTGGGTCAACTGCAGGTCACCAGTGACGCCGGCGAGGTGGG
- a CDS encoding 6-carboxytetrahydropterin synthase has translation MTPPVMAAPPASPVSVVSSAPHGQGRPCVITRRATFSSSHRYWLPELSPEQNAAQFGPCSLAPGHGHNYELIVAMGGGLDANGMVLNLSDVKHAIREQVTAQLDFRSLNEAWPEFDLSRPEGILPTTEALVLAIWKRLAPHLPLMGLRLYETDKLWADVLGDSMEAFLTIRTHFAAAHRLARPELSFEENTAIYGKCARPHGHGHNYLLDITVRGAIDPRTGMVCDLSALQTAVDELVVEPFDHTFLNKDVEHFSSTVPTAENIALHIADLLQAPVAALGASLHKIRLQESPNNAAEVFAEVPQLGMNPQALEALAGA, from the coding sequence ATGACTCCGCCAGTGATGGCGGCGCCTCCGGCGAGCCCGGTGTCCGTCGTCTCCTCTGCCCCCCACGGTCAGGGCCGGCCCTGCGTGATCACGCGCCGGGCCACCTTCAGCTCCAGCCATCGCTATTGGCTGCCTGAGTTGAGTCCGGAGCAGAACGCAGCCCAGTTCGGACCCTGCAGCCTGGCCCCGGGCCACGGCCACAACTATGAGTTGATCGTCGCCATGGGTGGCGGGCTCGATGCCAACGGCATGGTGCTCAACCTCTCGGACGTGAAGCACGCCATTCGCGAGCAGGTCACCGCCCAGCTCGACTTCCGCAGCCTGAACGAGGCCTGGCCGGAATTCGATTTGAGCCGTCCCGAGGGGATCCTGCCCACCACCGAGGCCCTGGTTCTGGCCATCTGGAAGCGCCTGGCGCCCCACCTGCCCCTGATGGGGCTCCGTCTTTACGAAACCGACAAGCTCTGGGCCGATGTGCTCGGCGATTCCATGGAAGCCTTCCTAACAATCCGCACCCACTTCGCGGCAGCCCACCGCCTGGCCCGACCGGAGCTGAGCTTCGAGGAGAACACCGCGATCTACGGCAAGTGCGCTCGGCCCCATGGCCACGGCCACAACTACCTGCTGGACATCACCGTTCGGGGTGCCATTGACCCCCGCACCGGCATGGTCTGCGACCTCTCGGCCCTGCAGACAGCGGTGGATGAGCTGGTGGTGGAGCCCTTTGACCACACCTTCTTGAACAAGGACGTCGAGCACTTCTCCAGCACGGTTCCCACGGCGGAGAACATTGCACTGCATATCGCCGATCTGCTCCAGGCCCCCGTGGCGGCCCTGGGGGCTTCGCTCCACAAGATCCGTCTTCAGGAGAGCCCGAACAACGCCGCTGAGGTGTTCGCAGAGGTGCCCCAGCTGGGCATGAACCCCCAGGCCCTCGAAGCCCTTGCCGGCGCCTGA
- a CDS encoding dihydrofolate reductase family protein, whose protein sequence is MPAPELRLVLAISLDGRLAPAAGGAAQLGGTGDRRVLEEALAWADGALVGGRTIRQHGCTCLIRDADLLEQRQQQGRPPQPAALVVSRQLSWDADLRLFQQPLQRWLLGPGEAAPSGFDRSLPLQNWPVTLAALAAAGLERLLVLGGAELATQLLAEGLVDELQLTLVPQLLGGPHAWLQSDGALEASAWTLQEQRCLGGDELLVRYRRA, encoded by the coding sequence TTGCCGGCGCCTGAGCTTCGGCTGGTTCTGGCGATCAGCCTGGACGGCCGGCTCGCCCCCGCCGCTGGTGGTGCGGCCCAACTCGGAGGAACGGGAGACCGCCGTGTCCTGGAGGAGGCCCTGGCTTGGGCGGATGGTGCCCTGGTCGGCGGCAGGACCATCCGCCAACACGGCTGCACCTGCCTGATTCGTGATGCCGACCTGCTGGAGCAGCGTCAGCAGCAGGGGCGGCCGCCCCAACCCGCCGCCCTGGTGGTGAGTCGCCAGCTCAGCTGGGATGCAGACCTGCGCCTGTTCCAGCAGCCCCTACAGCGCTGGCTTCTGGGCCCAGGGGAGGCGGCCCCCTCAGGTTTTGACAGGTCCTTGCCGCTGCAGAACTGGCCGGTAACCTTGGCGGCCTTGGCCGCCGCTGGTTTGGAGCGCCTGCTTGTCCTGGGGGGGGCTGAGTTGGCCACGCAGCTGCTGGCCGAGGGACTCGTGGATGAGTTGCAGTTGACCCTGGTGCCTCAACTGCTGGGCGGCCCCCATGCCTGGCTTCAGTCCGATGGGGCCCTGGAGGCCAGTGCCTGGACGCTCCAGGAGCAGCGCTGCTTGGGCGGTGACGAGCTGCTTGTGCGTTACCGGCGCGCCTGA
- a CDS encoding GNAT family N-acetyltransferase has translation MAELTVRWHRSIEEIPEAHWQALTEAAGLPFYSWRWLAGLERSGSVAPRQGWQPCHLSLWRGEQLIAVAPLYLKGHSYGEFVFDQSFAELAAQLGQRYYPKLLGMSPLSPVVGYRFFTAAGEDAQQVTALLMQCIDRFCAENQIFSCNFLYADPQWQAFAESAGCATWLNQQSLWSNQSYGCFDDYLASFNANQRRNIKRERKAVERAGITVTALAGEELPAAMLERMHHFYAQHCARWGPWGSKYLTEAFFDEAAAELREHLVLFSAHRGDPHDPVAMSLCVHSGEHLWGRYWGSDEEIDNLHFEVCYYAPIQWAIERGIQRFDPGAGGSHKRRRGFVARSHASLHRWYHEPFDAIARRWLPEANREQLSQIEAVNAELPFTGATRSLTDSAA, from the coding sequence ATGGCCGAGCTCACTGTTCGCTGGCACCGTTCGATTGAAGAGATCCCCGAGGCGCATTGGCAGGCCCTCACGGAGGCGGCTGGGCTCCCCTTCTACTCCTGGCGCTGGCTGGCTGGCCTGGAGCGCTCCGGAAGTGTCGCGCCTCGCCAGGGTTGGCAGCCCTGTCACCTGAGCCTCTGGCGCGGGGAGCAGTTGATCGCCGTCGCTCCGCTGTACCTCAAGGGCCACAGCTACGGCGAGTTCGTCTTCGATCAGTCCTTTGCGGAATTGGCCGCCCAGCTGGGCCAGCGCTACTACCCGAAGTTGCTGGGCATGAGCCCTTTAAGCCCCGTGGTGGGCTATCGCTTTTTCACCGCCGCCGGCGAGGACGCCCAGCAGGTCACCGCCCTGTTGATGCAGTGCATTGATCGTTTCTGCGCTGAGAACCAGATCTTCAGCTGCAACTTTCTCTATGCCGATCCCCAGTGGCAGGCCTTTGCGGAGTCGGCGGGCTGCGCCACTTGGCTGAACCAGCAGAGCCTGTGGAGCAACCAGAGCTACGGCTGCTTTGATGACTACCTTGCGAGCTTCAACGCCAACCAACGCCGCAACATCAAGCGCGAGCGCAAGGCCGTGGAGCGCGCCGGGATCACGGTGACGGCCTTGGCGGGGGAGGAGCTGCCGGCCGCAATGCTCGAGCGGATGCACCACTTCTATGCCCAGCACTGCGCTCGTTGGGGACCTTGGGGAAGCAAATACCTCACAGAAGCCTTTTTTGATGAGGCGGCGGCGGAGCTGCGGGAACACCTGGTGCTGTTCAGCGCCCATCGGGGCGATCCCCACGATCCGGTGGCGATGTCCCTCTGCGTGCACTCCGGGGAGCACCTATGGGGCCGCTACTGGGGTAGTGACGAGGAGATCGACAACCTCCATTTCGAGGTCTGCTATTACGCCCCGATCCAGTGGGCCATTGAGCGCGGCATTCAGCGTTTTGACCCTGGTGCGGGCGGCAGTCACAAGCGCCGCCGCGGTTTTGTCGCCCGCTCCCATGCCTCCCTGCACCGCTGGTACCACGAACCCTTTGATGCCATCGCCCGGCGCTGGTTGCCGGAGGCCAATCGCGAACAGCTCAGTCAGATTGAGGCGGTGAATGCCGAGCTCCCCTTCACGGGGGCGACGCGATCCCTGACGGATTCCGCTGCGTAG
- a CDS encoding DUF4346 domain-containing protein: protein MSPFSLEQRRSLDEGLSQRFIALDPAGYFLIKIDREAGELIAEHYSNAIDERGLATDPDTGEVISCKGAGPRAAVAVYRGRSAKELGMALTEGEGPHPLSCLDHALYLGRELQKAELALESGETYIQD, encoded by the coding sequence ATGAGCCCGTTTTCGCTAGAGCAGCGCCGCAGCCTCGATGAGGGGCTCTCCCAGCGCTTCATTGCCCTGGATCCCGCCGGTTATTTCCTGATCAAGATCGACCGCGAGGCGGGCGAGTTGATCGCGGAGCACTACAGCAATGCGATTGACGAGCGCGGACTAGCCACCGATCCCGACACCGGTGAGGTGATCAGCTGCAAAGGCGCGGGTCCCCGCGCTGCCGTGGCTGTCTATCGCGGCCGCAGCGCCAAGGAGTTGGGCATGGCGCTGACGGAAGGGGAGGGTCCCCATCCCTTGAGTTGCCTGGATCACGCCCTTTATCTGGGCCGCGAATTGCAGAAGGCGGAGCTGGCCCTTGAGAGCGGCGAAACCTACATCCAGGACTAG
- a CDS encoding B12-binding domain-containing radical SAM protein gives MNTLFIYPEFPKTFWSYEKILELVNRKVLLPPLGMVTVAALLPQHWPMKLVDRNVEEVSEADWEWAELVVISGMIVQKADMAAQIAKAKERGLPVAVGGPFASSTPDAPELGLADFKVLDEGEITLPMFIEAIEKGEAGGRFSANGEKPDVTSTPVPRFDLLKLDAYDSMSVQFSRGCPFQCEFCDIIVLYGRKPRTKTPEQLIAELQSLYDLGWRRSIFLVDDNFIGNKRNAKLLLPALKQWQIERGYPFSFATEASVDLAADEELMQMMAECRFDSVFLGIETPDEASLSVAGKHQNTRSSLEEAVDRINSYGLRVMAGFIIGFDGEKTGAGDRIVEFVTRTGIPAAMMGMLQALPNTGLWHRLEKEGRLIQEKADAKGVNQTNLLNFVPTRPIRDIANEYVDAFCRLYEPHAYIDRVKHYYLKMGKPRWQEFVPSTFGKATLPAWTDVRALLIVLWRQGVKRNTRLRFWRSLLEVAQKNPAVLEQFLVVLAHNEHFMEYRAVVTQEIQEQLAALPPEPPNSPSTPTRELQPA, from the coding sequence ATGAACACTCTGTTCATCTACCCCGAGTTTCCCAAGACCTTTTGGAGCTACGAGAAAATTCTCGAGCTCGTGAACCGCAAGGTTCTGCTGCCACCCCTAGGGATGGTGACCGTGGCGGCGCTGCTGCCCCAGCACTGGCCCATGAAGCTGGTGGACCGCAACGTTGAAGAGGTCAGCGAGGCCGACTGGGAATGGGCTGAGCTGGTGGTCATCTCCGGGATGATCGTGCAGAAGGCCGACATGGCCGCGCAGATCGCCAAGGCCAAGGAGCGGGGTCTTCCCGTTGCCGTCGGCGGTCCCTTCGCGAGCTCCACCCCTGACGCTCCCGAACTGGGCCTGGCGGATTTCAAGGTGCTCGATGAGGGTGAAATCACCCTGCCGATGTTCATCGAGGCGATCGAGAAGGGCGAAGCCGGCGGACGCTTCAGTGCCAACGGTGAAAAGCCGGACGTCACGAGCACGCCAGTGCCGCGCTTTGACCTGCTCAAGCTCGACGCCTACGACTCGATGAGCGTGCAGTTCTCCAGGGGCTGCCCGTTCCAATGCGAGTTCTGCGACATCATCGTTCTCTATGGCCGCAAGCCCAGGACCAAGACCCCTGAGCAGCTGATCGCCGAACTCCAGTCCCTCTACGACCTGGGCTGGCGCCGCTCCATCTTCCTGGTGGATGACAACTTCATCGGCAACAAGCGCAACGCCAAGTTGCTGCTCCCGGCCCTGAAGCAATGGCAGATCGAGCGGGGCTACCCCTTCAGCTTTGCCACCGAAGCCTCCGTTGACCTGGCGGCGGATGAAGAGCTGATGCAGATGATGGCCGAGTGCCGCTTCGACTCGGTCTTCCTTGGCATTGAGACCCCCGATGAGGCCAGCCTCTCGGTGGCCGGCAAACACCAAAACACCCGCAGCTCCCTCGAGGAAGCCGTGGACCGGATCAACTCCTACGGCCTGCGGGTCATGGCCGGATTCATCATCGGTTTCGACGGCGAGAAGACCGGAGCCGGCGATCGGATCGTCGAGTTCGTGACCCGCACCGGGATTCCCGCGGCAATGATGGGGATGCTTCAGGCCCTACCCAACACCGGGCTCTGGCACCGGCTGGAGAAGGAAGGCAGGCTGATCCAAGAGAAGGCCGACGCCAAGGGGGTCAACCAGACCAACCTGCTGAACTTCGTGCCCACCCGGCCGATTCGCGACATCGCCAACGAGTACGTCGACGCCTTCTGTCGCCTCTATGAGCCCCACGCCTACATCGACCGGGTCAAGCACTACTACCTGAAGATGGGCAAGCCGCGCTGGCAGGAATTCGTGCCCTCCACCTTTGGCAAAGCCACCCTGCCCGCCTGGACCGATGTGCGAGCCCTGTTGATCGTGCTCTGGCGTCAGGGCGTGAAGCGCAACACTCGCCTGCGCTTCTGGCGGTCCCTGCTGGAGGTGGCCCAGAAGAACCCTGCGGTGCTCGAGCAGTTCCTGGTGGTGCTCGCCCACAACGAACACTTCATGGAGTACCGCGCGGTGGTCACCCAGGAGATCCAAGAGCAGTTGGCCGCCCTGCCGCCAGAGCCCCCCAACAGCCCTTCGACGCCAACGCGGGAACTGCAGCCGGCCTAG
- a CDS encoding MFS transporter has protein sequence MIQQGLKRLQGRLTRHQRTTFLLASGISTAGSFAGLTAKGWLLMEGAGNPFLLALNFAVLTLPTLVISGPAGVLTDRLGSERVLIRAQWALLAAAVLGAIAIPLTVGPKQDLLLLLSTLGIGIASTYELTARNKYVALLVDEPEQLGPYLASFSVIFNVGKLVGPPLGGLLLAATGPTLALSLDAATYLFPILTLLWLMAPHRERERRSQGGQAANLLTAWRECGVSLRHVLSFTAAACLVGFFHPGLAPLMALELLGPSPMALGLFTSVLACGSICGGVLLQRNAAAISARPGWLLGSTTLLTALAQLGLAHQGALAWGLAMAFLIGAGTASLLAGTNLIIQVHAPQVLRGRMAGLGQIAFLGGGGLSGLAAALLTETLPGGLWSCLAVLGSLGAALGVWELLRNRRMRLRPA, from the coding sequence TTGATTCAACAGGGACTGAAGCGTCTTCAAGGACGCCTCACGCGGCATCAACGCACCACGTTTTTACTGGCCTCAGGGATCAGCACCGCCGGCTCCTTTGCCGGGCTGACCGCCAAAGGCTGGTTGCTGATGGAGGGTGCCGGCAACCCGTTTCTGTTGGCGCTCAACTTCGCCGTCCTGACACTGCCGACCCTGGTCATCAGCGGCCCGGCCGGGGTACTCACCGATCGACTCGGCAGTGAGCGGGTCCTGATCCGCGCCCAATGGGCCCTGCTCGCCGCAGCGGTGCTCGGTGCCATCGCCATTCCCTTAACGGTGGGTCCCAAGCAAGACCTGCTGCTTCTGCTCAGCACCCTGGGCATCGGAATTGCGAGCACCTACGAGCTGACGGCCCGCAACAAATACGTCGCCCTGCTGGTGGACGAACCCGAACAACTCGGTCCCTACCTCGCCAGCTTCTCGGTGATCTTCAACGTCGGCAAATTGGTGGGACCGCCCCTGGGGGGACTACTGCTGGCGGCCACCGGACCCACCCTGGCCCTCAGCCTGGATGCGGCCACCTATCTCTTTCCGATCCTCACCCTGCTCTGGCTGATGGCACCCCATCGCGAGCGGGAACGCCGCAGTCAGGGCGGCCAAGCGGCCAACCTGCTAACGGCCTGGCGCGAGTGCGGCGTCAGCCTGCGCCACGTCCTCAGCTTCACCGCCGCGGCCTGCCTAGTGGGCTTCTTCCACCCTGGGCTGGCGCCACTGATGGCCCTTGAGCTCCTGGGACCAAGCCCAATGGCCCTGGGGCTGTTCACCAGCGTTCTGGCCTGCGGCAGCATCTGCGGCGGGGTCCTACTGCAGCGCAACGCCGCTGCAATCAGCGCGCGCCCGGGTTGGCTCCTGGGTAGCACCACCCTGCTGACGGCACTGGCCCAACTGGGGCTAGCGCACCAAGGGGCACTCGCCTGGGGCTTGGCCATGGCCTTCCTGATCGGAGCAGGCACCGCAAGCCTTCTGGCGGGGACCAATCTGATCATCCAAGTGCATGCTCCCCAGGTGCTCCGGGGACGAATGGCAGGCCTTGGTCAGATTGCCTTTTTGGGGGGTGGAGGACTCAGTGGTCTTGCGGCAGCGCTTCTCACGGAAACGCTGCCTGGAGGCCTCTGGAGCTGCCTGGCCGTGCTTGGCAGCCTTGGGGCTGCCCTCGGGGTCTGGGAGCTCCTGCGGAACCGCAGGATGCGGCTCAGACCAGCTTGA
- the rimO gene encoding 30S ribosomal protein S12 methylthiotransferase RimO: MTDSARPNTGKTVAFAHLGCEKNRVDTEHMLGLLAEAGYGVSADEADANVVVVNTCSFIQDAREESVRTLVELAEQGKELIIAGCLAQHFQEELLESLPEAKAIVGTGDYQHIVSVLERVEAGERVNQVSANPTFVGDENLPRYRTTSEAVAYLKVAEGCDYRCAFCIIPHLRGDQRSRTIESIVAEARQLASQGVQELVLISQITTNYGLDLAGKPQLAELLRALGEVEIPWIRVHYAYPTGLTSEVLAAYRDVPNVLPYLDLPLQHSHPDVLRAMNRPWQADVTNGVLARIREQLPDAVLRTTFIVGYPGETEEQFQHLLDFVAEQRFDHVGVFTFSPEEGTPAAELPNQVPAEIAAERKDRLMALQQPIAAERNAAWVGRIVDVLIEQENPSSGEMIGRCARFAPEVDGEVRVMPGEGGLCAAPGTMVQVRITAADTYDLIGEVVGAKAMVQDALSMQRAQS, translated from the coding sequence ATGACCGATAGCGCCCGACCTAATACTGGAAAAACGGTGGCGTTCGCGCATCTCGGCTGCGAGAAGAACCGCGTCGACACCGAGCACATGCTCGGCCTGCTGGCGGAGGCCGGCTACGGGGTCAGCGCCGATGAAGCCGACGCCAACGTCGTGGTCGTCAACACCTGCAGCTTCATTCAGGACGCCCGGGAAGAGTCCGTTCGCACCCTGGTGGAACTGGCCGAGCAGGGCAAGGAGTTGATCATTGCCGGCTGCCTCGCCCAGCACTTCCAAGAGGAACTGCTCGAGAGCCTGCCGGAAGCCAAGGCCATCGTTGGCACCGGCGACTACCAACACATCGTCAGCGTGCTCGAGCGCGTCGAAGCCGGCGAGCGGGTGAATCAGGTCAGCGCCAACCCCACCTTCGTGGGCGACGAGAACCTGCCCCGCTACCGGACCACCAGCGAGGCGGTCGCCTACCTGAAGGTGGCCGAGGGCTGCGACTACCGCTGCGCCTTCTGCATCATTCCCCACCTGCGCGGCGACCAGCGCTCCCGCACGATCGAGAGCATCGTTGCCGAAGCGCGCCAACTGGCATCCCAGGGCGTGCAGGAGTTGGTCCTGATCAGCCAGATCACGACGAATTACGGCCTTGATCTCGCCGGCAAGCCCCAGTTAGCCGAGCTGCTGCGCGCCCTCGGCGAGGTAGAGATTCCCTGGATCCGCGTGCACTACGCCTACCCCACGGGGCTCACCTCTGAGGTGCTGGCGGCCTACCGGGACGTCCCCAACGTGCTGCCCTATCTGGATCTACCGCTGCAGCACAGCCACCCGGATGTCCTGCGGGCGATGAATCGCCCCTGGCAGGCCGATGTCACCAACGGTGTGCTGGCGCGCATTCGCGAGCAACTCCCGGACGCCGTTCTGCGCACCACCTTCATCGTCGGCTACCCGGGCGAAACCGAAGAGCAGTTCCAGCACCTCCTGGATTTCGTGGCCGAGCAACGCTTCGACCACGTGGGGGTCTTCACCTTCTCGCCCGAGGAGGGGACCCCCGCGGCCGAGCTGCCCAACCAGGTGCCCGCAGAGATCGCCGCTGAGCGCAAGGACCGCCTGATGGCACTGCAACAGCCCATCGCCGCCGAGCGCAACGCCGCTTGGGTGGGGCGGATCGTGGATGTCCTGATCGAACAGGAGAACCCCAGCAGTGGCGAAATGATTGGTCGCTGCGCCCGCTTTGCCCCCGAAGTGGATGGCGAAGTGCGGGTGATGCCCGGTGAAGGCGGGCTCTGCGCTGCCCCCGGAACGATGGTCCAGGTGCGCATCACCGCCGCGGACACCTACGACCTGATTGGTGAGGTGGTGGGAGCCAAGGCCATGGTCCAAGACGCCCTCTCGATGCAGCGGGCTCAGTCTTGA
- a CDS encoding vitamin K epoxide reductase family protein, with the protein MSSSRLSERLGSQRRRGDGGKRWVRVVMAVLATIGVIDTGSITLSKWGLIGNLSCSSTGLFGCNGCEKVLSSAWGSLFGQPLALFGLLGYGAVLLMAVVPLVLQGELRVSLGQRSWWGLFLLSTGMAVFSAVLLGVMAFGIRDCCPFCILSAGLSSALFVLSLIGGDWEDRGQLIFSGVITALLVGVIGLGWAASVGRPVVDSAPGVSPPVRSESGPAQIALAEHLTASGAKVYTAYWCPHCHEQKELFGRQAAEKLTVIECAPDGRNSQRELCEAKKIEGYPTWEINGQLDSGAKPLAKLAEASGYNGPPLQ; encoded by the coding sequence GTGAGTTCATCGCGCCTGAGTGAACGTCTTGGAAGCCAGCGCCGGCGCGGCGATGGCGGCAAGCGTTGGGTGCGGGTCGTGATGGCCGTTCTGGCCACCATCGGTGTGATTGACACCGGCTCGATCACCCTGAGCAAGTGGGGCTTGATCGGCAATCTCAGCTGCAGCTCGACCGGCCTGTTTGGCTGCAATGGCTGCGAGAAGGTGCTCTCCAGTGCTTGGGGTTCGCTGTTTGGGCAGCCCCTGGCCCTCTTTGGACTGCTGGGTTACGGCGCGGTCCTGTTGATGGCCGTCGTTCCCCTCGTGCTGCAAGGGGAGTTGCGGGTGAGCCTGGGCCAGCGCAGCTGGTGGGGATTGTTCCTTCTGAGCACCGGCATGGCGGTGTTCAGCGCGGTGTTGCTGGGGGTGATGGCCTTTGGCATCCGCGATTGCTGCCCCTTCTGCATCCTCTCGGCCGGTCTGAGTTCAGCGCTGTTTGTCCTCAGCCTGATTGGCGGTGATTGGGAGGACCGCGGCCAGCTGATCTTCAGCGGCGTCATTACGGCCCTGTTGGTGGGCGTCATTGGTTTGGGTTGGGCGGCCTCCGTGGGGCGTCCGGTGGTGGATTCCGCTCCAGGTGTCTCCCCTCCGGTGCGCAGTGAAAGTGGGCCGGCACAAATCGCCTTGGCTGAACATCTGACCGCCAGTGGCGCGAAGGTTTACACCGCTTACTGGTGCCCCCACTGCCATGAGCAGAAGGAGCTCTTTGGTCGCCAGGCTGCCGAAAAGCTGACGGTGATCGAGTGCGCTCCCGATGGCCGCAATAGCCAGCGCGAGTTGTGCGAGGCCAAGAAGATCGAGGGCTATCCCACCTGGGAGATCAATGGCCAGCTCGATTCCGGTGCTAAGCCCCTGGCCAAATTGGCCGAGGCCAGCGGCTACAACGGACCGCCCCTTCAGTAA